One segment of Capnocytophaga sp. oral taxon 878 DNA contains the following:
- the metG gene encoding methionine--tRNA ligase: MSKRYTITAALPYTNGPIHIGHLAGVYVPADIFARYQRLKNNDVAFICGSDEHGVAISIKAKKEGTTPQAIIDKYHAIIKQSFADFGISFDNYSRTSLPIHHQTASDFFKKLYEQGDFIEEISEQLYDEEAHQFLADRFVIGTCPKCGNNEAYGDQCERCGNSLNATDLIDPKSSITGTKPTLKATKHWFLPLNRYQEFLEKWILEGHKSDWKPNVYGQVKSWLDDELKPRAVTRDLDWGIPVPVEGAEGKVLYVWFDAPIGYISSTKEWAAREGKDWEPYWCDPDTQLVHFIGKDNIVFHCVIFPAMLKAEGSFILPINVPANEFLNLEGNKLSTSKNWAVWLHEYLQDFPNQQDVLRYVLTANAPETKDNDFTWKDFQARNNNELVAIFGNFINRAVVLTQKYYEGIVPQPTNLNEIDTEVLAQITEITQKIEQSLERYRFREAQQELMNIARLGNKYLADEEPWKLIKTDPERVKTIMYVALQIAAALAITSEPFLPFTSEKLKAMLQLNNTTWDSVKTTTTELLKAGQQICNAELLFEKIEDEAIEKQLQRLENTKQANKQETQANAETQVAPQKELISYDDFAKMDIRIGTILSAEKMPKADKLLILKVDTGIDERTIVSGIAQSFSPEEIVGKKVTVLANLAPRKLRGVESNGMILMVENSEGKYTFINPDASNITNGTEVK, translated from the coding sequence ATGTCAAAACGTTATACTATTACGGCAGCACTGCCCTACACTAATGGTCCTATACACATAGGGCACTTAGCTGGAGTGTATGTGCCTGCCGATATTTTTGCGCGTTATCAACGCCTTAAGAACAATGATGTGGCTTTTATTTGTGGTAGTGATGAGCATGGAGTAGCTATTTCTATAAAAGCTAAAAAAGAAGGCACAACACCACAAGCTATTATAGATAAGTACCATGCTATTATCAAACAATCTTTTGCAGATTTTGGTATCTCATTTGATAATTATTCACGTACTTCTTTACCTATCCATCACCAAACAGCTTCTGACTTCTTTAAAAAGCTATATGAACAAGGTGATTTTATTGAAGAAATTTCTGAACAACTCTATGATGAAGAGGCTCACCAATTTTTAGCAGACCGCTTTGTAATTGGAACTTGCCCTAAATGTGGTAACAATGAGGCTTATGGTGACCAATGTGAGCGTTGTGGTAACTCATTAAATGCTACTGACCTAATAGATCCTAAATCATCAATTACTGGTACTAAACCTACTTTAAAAGCTACTAAACACTGGTTTTTACCCCTTAATCGTTACCAAGAGTTTTTAGAAAAATGGATATTAGAGGGTCATAAATCTGACTGGAAACCTAATGTGTATGGACAGGTGAAAAGCTGGTTGGATGATGAACTTAAACCACGGGCTGTTACTCGTGACCTTGATTGGGGTATCCCTGTACCTGTTGAAGGAGCTGAGGGTAAAGTGCTTTACGTTTGGTTTGATGCCCCTATAGGATATATTTCTTCTACTAAAGAATGGGCTGCCCGTGAAGGTAAAGACTGGGAGCCTTACTGGTGTGACCCTGACACACAACTTGTACACTTCATTGGAAAAGATAATATAGTATTCCATTGCGTTATATTCCCTGCTATGCTAAAAGCTGAAGGCAGCTTTATACTTCCTATTAATGTGCCTGCCAATGAGTTTTTAAACTTAGAAGGTAACAAACTATCAACCTCTAAAAACTGGGCTGTATGGTTACACGAGTATTTACAAGATTTTCCTAATCAGCAGGATGTGCTTCGTTATGTGCTTACTGCTAACGCTCCTGAAACTAAAGATAATGACTTTACTTGGAAAGACTTCCAAGCTAGAAATAATAATGAGTTAGTTGCTATCTTTGGTAATTTTATTAATAGGGCCGTAGTACTTACTCAAAAATACTATGAAGGAATTGTACCACAGCCAACTAACCTTAATGAAATAGATACAGAAGTTCTTGCACAAATAACTGAAATCACTCAAAAAATAGAGCAATCATTAGAGCGTTACCGTTTTCGAGAAGCGCAACAAGAACTGATGAATATCGCACGTTTAGGTAATAAATACTTAGCTGATGAAGAACCTTGGAAACTTATAAAAACAGATCCTGAGCGCGTAAAAACAATAATGTATGTAGCCTTACAAATAGCTGCTGCCTTGGCTATTACTAGTGAGCCTTTCTTACCTTTCACCTCTGAAAAGCTGAAAGCTATGTTACAGCTAAACAATACGACTTGGGATAGTGTTAAAACAACTACTACTGAACTCCTAAAAGCAGGACAGCAAATATGTAATGCCGAGCTCCTTTTTGAAAAAATTGAAGATGAAGCTATTGAAAAGCAATTACAACGTTTAGAGAATACCAAGCAAGCTAATAAGCAAGAAACTCAAGCTAATGCTGAAACTCAAGTGGCTCCTCAAAAAGAACTTATCAGTTATGATGATTTTGCTAAGATGGATATTCGGATAGGTACTATTCTTTCTGCTGAGAAAATGCCTAAAGCAGATAAACTTCTTATCTTAAAGGTAGACACTGGTATTGATGAGCGTACTATTGTTTCGGGGATAGCACAAAGTTTTAGTCCTGAAGAGATTGTTGGCAAAAAAGTAACTGTACTTGCTAACCTTGCGCCTCGTAAACTACGTGGTGTTGAGAGCAATGGAATGATACTAATGGTAGAAAACTCTGAAGGTAAATATACCTTTATTAATCCTGATGCTAGTAATATAACTAATGGTACTGAAGTTAAATAA
- a CDS encoding OmpA family protein, with the protein MKKSILVLASLFITGAYAQDYNKWSIDVNGGVNKPITPLSAGYSTSTPNLWGANVGVRYMLNNKFGIRLGGGYDSFKEKKDTNKFDSRYWNVNLQGYANLGRVLSFEDWTSDITLLVHAGGGYAQLRSDYLGSNADQMLFATAGVTPEIRLSNRISLLLDASLYVNARQNRTYDTYGVATRRGFQGAHFTTTIGLNIALGKQSQHADWAVTSSKKDDEEVAKRVAALENNVADLKDKVGNKQDKMNDANGNGIPDEIENYLNNNYQAKNGSTANNGGDSGVIADLIKKGYVSTYFDFNSSKPQTASTWAIDIIVKYMKENSGSQVTISGYADELGGTNYNTTLSQKRANAVKDILVKAGIDASRISVEGKGEDTSVDKNSAGARQIARRATFNLK; encoded by the coding sequence ATGAAAAAAAGCATTTTAGTTTTAGCTTCATTGTTTATCACTGGAGCTTATGCACAAGACTATAATAAATGGTCTATTGACGTAAATGGAGGAGTGAATAAACCTATTACTCCACTATCAGCTGGTTATTCTACAAGTACTCCTAACTTATGGGGTGCAAATGTAGGGGTTCGTTATATGTTGAACAACAAATTTGGTATTCGCTTGGGTGGTGGATATGATTCTTTCAAAGAAAAGAAAGATACCAACAAATTTGATTCACGTTACTGGAACGTAAACCTACAAGGATATGCCAACTTAGGTCGTGTTCTTAGCTTTGAAGATTGGACAAGTGATATTACCCTATTAGTACACGCCGGTGGTGGTTACGCTCAGTTAAGAAGCGACTACCTAGGAAGTAATGCTGACCAAATGCTTTTCGCTACAGCAGGTGTTACCCCAGAGATACGTCTTTCTAACCGTATTTCTTTGTTGTTAGATGCTTCGTTGTATGTAAATGCACGTCAGAATCGTACTTATGATACTTATGGAGTTGCTACCCGTCGTGGTTTCCAAGGAGCTCACTTTACCACTACTATTGGTTTGAACATCGCTCTTGGCAAACAATCACAACACGCTGATTGGGCTGTTACCTCATCTAAGAAAGATGATGAAGAAGTTGCTAAACGTGTTGCGGCTCTTGAAAACAATGTTGCTGACTTGAAAGACAAAGTAGGTAACAAACAAGATAAGATGAACGACGCTAATGGTAATGGTATTCCTGATGAAATCGAAAACTACTTGAACAACAACTACCAAGCTAAAAACGGTAGCACTGCTAACAATGGTGGTGATAGTGGTGTAATTGCTGATCTTATTAAGAAAGGTTACGTAAGCACTTACTTTGATTTCAACTCTTCTAAACCACAAACAGCTTCTACTTGGGCTATCGATATCATTGTTAAATATATGAAAGAAAACAGTGGTTCTCAAGTTACTATTTCTGGTTATGCTGATGAGTTAGGTGGTACTAACTACAACACTACTTTATCTCAAAAACGTGCTAACGCTGTTAAAGATATCTTAGTAAAAGCTGGTATCGATGCTTCACGTATCTCAGTTGAAGGTAAAGGTGAGGATACATCAGTTGATAAAAACTCTGCTGGTGCTCGTCAAATCGCACGTCGCGCTACTTTCAACTTGAAATAA
- the hpf gene encoding ribosome hibernation-promoting factor, HPF/YfiA family: protein MKVHVHPVDFTVDQKLVDFIQKKLDKLDNFYDRIIEADVHLKLDNTTSKENKIVEVKVHIPGESLVVKKQFKTFEEGIDSSINPLERMLLKHKDKR from the coding sequence ATGAAAGTACACGTACACCCTGTTGATTTTACAGTCGACCAAAAATTGGTTGATTTTATCCAAAAAAAATTGGATAAATTAGATAACTTCTATGATCGCATCATCGAAGCCGATGTGCATCTAAAGTTAGATAACACTACCTCAAAGGAAAATAAAATTGTCGAAGTAAAGGTACACATCCCAGGCGAAAGCCTCGTAGTAAAAAAACAATTCAAAACCTTTGAAGAAGGGATAGATAGCTCAATAAATCCGTTGGAAAGAATGCTTTTAAAGCATAAAGATAAACGTTAA
- a CDS encoding tyrosine-type recombinase/integrase — protein sequence MSINAFIIYLSVEMKYSIHTVEAYKHDLRAFERYVKSEYEKKEEDCPLERADQEDIKKWIISLSNQSISFRSINRKLSALKSYYTFLKKTKQIEVSPFERGIFMLKTEKKQKLPFSEAEIEKVLSYFSSKGSFDEVRDRAVIETLYATGIRRSELASLKLADVDMSQHLLKVQGKGDKERYVPIIPELEKTLTEYLAIRAEIANEKSNDFLFLVKNGKKIYPTLVYKIIHSYFSAVTTKKNVSPHVLRHSFASHLLDNGADLNTVKELLGHSSLSSTQVYTNTSLVELKKQYKKAHPRGNADLDDK from the coding sequence ATGTCAATCAATGCCTTTATCATTTACTTGTCGGTAGAAATGAAATATTCTATCCACACGGTTGAGGCTTACAAGCACGACCTTAGGGCTTTTGAACGTTATGTTAAGAGCGAATATGAGAAGAAGGAGGAAGATTGTCCTTTGGAGCGAGCAGACCAAGAAGACATTAAGAAATGGATTATTAGTTTGTCGAACCAATCAATATCTTTTAGAAGCATCAACCGCAAACTGTCCGCTTTAAAATCGTACTATACTTTCTTGAAAAAAACAAAACAAATAGAAGTAAGTCCGTTTGAAAGAGGAATCTTTATGCTAAAAACCGAGAAAAAACAAAAATTGCCATTCTCGGAAGCCGAAATAGAGAAAGTACTGTCATACTTTTCAAGTAAAGGTTCTTTTGATGAGGTGCGAGATCGCGCCGTTATCGAAACCCTCTACGCAACAGGCATACGCCGCTCCGAATTAGCTAGCCTAAAACTAGCCGATGTCGATATGTCCCAACATTTATTAAAAGTTCAGGGTAAAGGAGATAAAGAACGCTATGTTCCCATCATCCCCGAGTTAGAAAAAACTCTTACCGAATACTTAGCAATAAGAGCCGAGATAGCCAATGAAAAAAGTAATGACTTCTTGTTTTTAGTCAAAAATGGTAAAAAAATTTACCCTACCCTAGTCTATAAAATAATACACTCCTATTTCAGTGCCGTTACAACAAAGAAAAATGTCAGCCCACACGTGCTAAGACACTCGTTCGCAAGCCATTTATTGGATAATGGGGCCGACTTGAATACCGTCAAAGAACTCTTAGGCCACTCCAGCCTGTCATCAACACAAGTTTATACTAATACAAGCTTGGTAGAATTAAAGAAACAGTACAAGAAGGCTCATCCACGCGGAAATGCCGATCTTGATGATAAATAA
- a CDS encoding GH92 family glycosyl hydrolase: MKLRNISFLAAITLVLVACNEPKTNIQEETIVPEKPMIGYVDPFIGTGGHGHTYPGATTPFGMIQVSPVNGLSNWDWCSGYHYSDSTMVGFGHLTLSGTGIGDLNDILLMPTVKKYDLNELKYGRKEQYPVNAQEFRDMIPYKSKYSHKNEKAEPGYYQVYLEDPKVNVELTAAQRYGVHRYTFEKGAEQSVILNLGYAINWDSPTKTSFSKSNKKLDANNNGNIITGYRYSTGWAENQKVFFAIQFSKPIKNITYQKHKEDVTSGQIFFDNTDEKLEVKVAVSSVNEQNALDNLELYNAPNFDKTKSLAQQQWEKTLSSIVVETPVDSLKTIFYTALYHAQVAPVTFSDKDGWFRLQNDETVRTEGTAYSTLSLWDTFRAEHPLLTLLQPKVTADIINSMLAYYEVHKVLPVWTLYGNETNTMTGYHSVAVIAEAYLKGIRGFDAEKAYNAMKNTMMQDDRGLKAYKKYGYIPYNAGVDESVTITLEYAYDDWCVAEMAKALGKTEDADFFLKRSKAYIHLFDKETGFMRGKSTEGKWRTPFDPKRSDHRENTDYTEGNAWQHSWFVPHNVQGLISLFGGNEAFVTHLEKLFTESSEITGDNTSPDISGLIGQYAHGNEPSHHIAYMFNEAGQPKKTQYWVDRILQTQYNTTPNGLSGNEDCGQMSAWYIWSAMGLYPMNPASSEYQFGRPLFDKVTMLLPNGKTFTIVAKNVSKDNKYIQSITLNGKVYNQWHISHQELLNGGELVFEMTNK, from the coding sequence ATGAAGTTAAGAAATATAAGCTTTTTAGCTGCTATTACTTTGGTCTTAGTGGCTTGTAATGAGCCTAAAACGAATATTCAAGAAGAAACTATAGTGCCTGAGAAGCCAATGATTGGCTATGTAGACCCTTTTATAGGGACGGGAGGTCATGGACATACTTATCCTGGAGCAACTACACCTTTTGGTATGATACAAGTAAGCCCTGTGAATGGACTTAGTAACTGGGATTGGTGTTCGGGATACCACTATTCGGACAGTACTATGGTAGGCTTTGGACATTTGACACTTAGTGGGACAGGGATAGGCGACTTAAATGATATTTTGCTAATGCCTACTGTTAAAAAATATGATCTTAATGAACTAAAATATGGACGTAAAGAGCAATATCCTGTAAATGCGCAAGAGTTTCGGGATATGATTCCTTATAAATCAAAGTACAGCCATAAGAACGAAAAGGCAGAACCTGGTTATTACCAAGTGTATTTGGAAGACCCTAAAGTGAATGTAGAACTTACTGCTGCACAACGCTATGGTGTACATAGATATACTTTTGAGAAGGGTGCCGAACAATCGGTAATACTTAATTTAGGCTACGCTATTAACTGGGATAGCCCTACTAAAACCTCATTTAGTAAATCAAATAAGAAGTTAGACGCTAATAACAACGGCAATATTATCACAGGGTATCGTTATAGCACAGGATGGGCTGAAAACCAAAAAGTGTTCTTTGCTATTCAGTTCTCTAAACCTATAAAAAATATTACCTATCAAAAACACAAAGAGGATGTTACTTCAGGGCAAATCTTCTTTGATAATACTGATGAGAAGTTAGAGGTAAAAGTAGCCGTTTCGTCAGTAAATGAACAAAATGCTTTAGATAACTTGGAGTTATACAACGCCCCTAATTTTGATAAAACCAAATCATTAGCGCAACAACAATGGGAGAAGACTCTCAGCAGTATAGTAGTAGAAACTCCTGTTGATTCTCTCAAAACCATTTTCTATACTGCCCTCTATCACGCACAAGTAGCCCCTGTAACTTTCTCTGATAAAGATGGATGGTTTAGACTACAAAACGATGAGACAGTCCGTACAGAGGGCACTGCTTATTCTACCTTATCACTTTGGGATACATTCCGCGCTGAACATCCATTACTTACACTTTTGCAACCTAAAGTAACTGCTGATATTATCAACTCAATGTTGGCTTACTATGAGGTACACAAAGTATTGCCTGTTTGGACACTTTATGGTAATGAAACCAATACTATGACTGGTTATCATTCGGTAGCAGTGATAGCTGAAGCCTACCTAAAAGGTATACGTGGTTTTGATGCTGAAAAGGCTTATAATGCAATGAAAAATACTATGATGCAAGACGATCGAGGGTTAAAAGCTTATAAAAAATATGGTTATATACCTTATAACGCAGGGGTGGACGAATCGGTTACTATTACTCTTGAGTACGCTTATGACGATTGGTGTGTAGCAGAAATGGCGAAGGCTTTGGGTAAGACTGAGGATGCAGATTTCTTCTTAAAACGCTCGAAAGCTTATATACACCTATTCGATAAAGAAACAGGCTTTATGCGTGGTAAAAGTACAGAAGGCAAATGGCGTACTCCTTTTGACCCTAAACGCTCTGACCACCGTGAAAACACAGACTATACCGAAGGTAATGCTTGGCAACACAGTTGGTTTGTGCCTCATAATGTACAAGGACTTATCAGCCTATTTGGAGGTAATGAGGCTTTTGTAACGCACTTAGAGAAGCTTTTTACTGAAAGTTCAGAAATTACGGGTGATAATACCTCTCCTGATATTTCAGGACTCATAGGGCAATACGCACATGGTAATGAACCGAGCCATCATATAGCTTATATGTTCAATGAGGCAGGGCAACCTAAGAAAACACAGTATTGGGTAGACCGCATCTTGCAGACTCAGTACAATACTACCCCTAACGGGCTTAGCGGTAATGAGGACTGCGGACAGATGTCGGCTTGGTACATCTGGAGTGCAATGGGATTATACCCTATGAATCCGGCTTCTAGTGAGTATCAGTTTGGTCGCCCTTTATTTGATAAAGTAACAATGCTCTTGCCTAATGGTAAAACCTTTACGATAGTGGCTAAGAATGTATCTAAAGATAATAAATATATCCAATCAATTACGCTTAATGGTAAGGTTTATAACCAGTGGCATATTTCGCACCAAGAGCTTTTAAATGGTGGTGAATTAGTTTTTGAAATGACAAATAAATAA
- the rfbB gene encoding dTDP-glucose 4,6-dehydratase, whose translation MKRNILITGGAGFIGSHVVRLFVNKYPNYHIFNLDKLTYAGNLENVADVANAANYTFIQADICDYEAMKELFVKYHIDGVIHLAAESHVDRSIEDPFIFAKTNVMGTLSLLQAAREAWKDNMQGKRFYHVSTDEVYGALEMDHTLFTEQTPYDPQSPYSASKASSDHFVRAYHNTYKLPIVISNCSNNYGSHQYPEKLIPVCIYNIVDNKPLPIYGKGENIRDWLFVEDHARAIDTIFHQGKDGDTYNIGGFNEWRNIDLVKVIIKEVDKQLGRPEGTSEKLITFVTDRAGHDLRYAIDASKLKNELGWEPSLQFEEGIQKTVKWYLENR comes from the coding sequence ATGAAAAGAAACATATTAATTACAGGTGGAGCTGGATTTATAGGCTCACATGTGGTGAGGCTATTTGTAAATAAATATCCGAATTATCATATTTTTAATTTAGACAAACTTACTTACGCTGGTAACCTAGAAAATGTTGCTGATGTAGCTAATGCTGCTAACTACACTTTTATACAAGCTGATATTTGTGATTATGAGGCTATGAAAGAACTTTTTGTAAAGTATCATATTGATGGGGTGATACACCTTGCTGCCGAAAGTCACGTAGATAGAAGTATTGAAGATCCTTTCATCTTTGCTAAAACTAATGTAATGGGTACTCTGAGCTTATTGCAAGCTGCTCGTGAAGCATGGAAAGATAATATGCAGGGGAAACGTTTCTATCATGTATCAACTGACGAGGTATATGGAGCTTTAGAAATGGATCATACACTTTTTACTGAGCAGACTCCTTATGACCCTCAATCACCTTATTCAGCTTCTAAAGCTTCATCAGACCATTTTGTGCGTGCTTATCATAATACCTATAAACTACCAATAGTAATTTCTAACTGTTCTAATAATTATGGTTCACATCAATATCCTGAGAAGCTTATTCCTGTATGCATCTATAATATTGTGGATAATAAGCCTCTCCCTATTTATGGTAAGGGTGAAAACATACGTGATTGGCTATTTGTAGAAGACCACGCACGTGCTATTGACACAATCTTTCACCAAGGAAAAGATGGAGATACTTACAATATAGGTGGTTTTAATGAATGGCGTAATATTGATTTGGTAAAAGTAATTATCAAAGAAGTAGATAAGCAATTAGGAAGACCTGAAGGTACTTCGGAAAAGCTTATTACTTTCGTAACTGATCGTGCTGGACATGACCTTCGTTATGCTATTGATGCTAGTAAACTGAAAAATGAACTTGGTTGGGAACCATCATTGCAATTTGAAGAAGGTATACAAAAAACAGTAAAATGGTACCTTGAGAACAGATAA